In Micromonospora sp. NBC_01813, the following are encoded in one genomic region:
- a CDS encoding PadR family transcriptional regulator, with translation MSTVHVLLGLLSRGARHGYELKRDHDQRLPRAKPIAFGQVYATLGRLQRDGLVEEVERDRAGGPDRTSYALTDAGRDALAGWLDTIEPPAPHVASALLAKVVVALLIDDPDRARRYLGAQRAAHAARIRELTRAKTTAEATLGEIVAADYAINHLDADLRWLDTTVGRVADLHREVRQ, from the coding sequence GTGTCCACAGTCCATGTGCTTCTCGGCCTGCTGTCCCGCGGGGCCCGGCACGGCTACGAGCTCAAGCGTGACCACGACCAACGGCTGCCACGAGCCAAACCGATCGCGTTCGGCCAGGTCTACGCCACCCTCGGCCGGCTGCAACGCGACGGGCTCGTCGAGGAGGTCGAGCGCGACCGGGCCGGCGGGCCGGACCGGACCTCGTACGCCCTCACCGACGCCGGCCGCGACGCCCTCGCCGGCTGGCTCGACACCATCGAGCCGCCAGCCCCGCACGTCGCCAGCGCCCTGCTGGCAAAGGTGGTCGTCGCCCTGCTCATCGACGACCCGGACCGTGCCCGGCGCTACCTGGGTGCCCAACGAGCGGCACACGCCGCCCGGATCCGTGAGCTCACCCGCGCGAAGACCACCGCCGAGGCCACCCTCGGCGAGATCGTCGCCGCCGACTACGCCATCAACCATCTCGACGCCGACCTGCGCTGGCTCGATACCACCGTAGGGCGCGTCGCCGACCTGCACCGGGAGGTGCGCCAGTGA
- a CDS encoding PadR family transcriptional regulator: MSLGQTFLGLLEAAPRHGYDLKRSYDERFGRSKPLHYGQVYSTLSRLLRDGLVEVDGVVPGDGPERKRYAITDAGVTDVAQWLAKPEKPDAYLQNTLYTKVVLALLTDRPAADLLDVQRAEHLRLMRELTRRKTGGDLADQLICDHALFHLEADLRWLELTAARLDQLAKELRP, encoded by the coding sequence ATGTCCCTTGGTCAGACCTTCCTCGGCCTGCTGGAAGCAGCCCCCCGGCACGGCTACGACCTGAAACGCAGCTACGACGAGCGGTTCGGTCGCAGCAAGCCGCTGCACTACGGGCAGGTCTACTCGACCCTGTCCCGGCTGCTGCGCGACGGGCTGGTCGAGGTCGACGGCGTGGTGCCCGGCGACGGCCCGGAGCGCAAGCGGTACGCGATCACCGATGCCGGTGTCACCGACGTCGCCCAGTGGCTGGCCAAGCCGGAGAAGCCGGACGCGTACCTGCAGAACACGCTGTACACGAAGGTGGTGCTGGCGCTGCTCACCGACCGCCCGGCCGCCGACCTGCTGGACGTGCAGCGCGCCGAGCACCTGCGGCTGATGCGGGAGTTGACCCGCCGCAAGACCGGCGGCGACCTGGCCGACCAGCTCATCTGCGACCACGCGCTGTTCCACCTGGAAGCCGACCTGCGCTGGCTGGAGCTCACCGCCGCCCGGCTCGACCAACTCGCCAAGGAGCTCCGGCCATGA
- a CDS encoding ABC transporter ATP-binding protein, whose protein sequence is MSPLLYAEDLHKSFGPTPALAGASIRIEPGEMVAIMGPSGSGKSTLLHCLAGIIRPDSGQVGYRDQAVSSMSDVARSALRRTDFGFVFQFGQLVPELTALENVALPLRLDRVRRRAAERQAAAWLDRLEVGDVAGKRPGEMSGGQGQRVAIARALVAEPSVIFADEPTGALDSLNGERVMQLLTSAARDTGAAVVLVTHEARVAAYADREVVVRDGHTRDLTVAAR, encoded by the coding sequence ATGAGCCCACTGCTGTACGCCGAGGACCTGCACAAGTCCTTCGGCCCCACGCCGGCGCTGGCCGGTGCGTCGATCCGGATCGAACCCGGCGAGATGGTCGCCATCATGGGCCCGTCCGGTTCCGGCAAGTCGACGCTGCTGCACTGCCTGGCCGGGATCATCCGACCCGACTCGGGGCAGGTCGGCTATCGCGACCAGGCGGTGTCCAGCATGTCCGACGTGGCGCGCAGCGCGCTGCGGCGCACCGACTTCGGCTTCGTCTTCCAGTTCGGCCAGTTGGTGCCGGAGCTGACCGCCCTGGAGAACGTCGCCCTGCCGCTGCGACTCGACCGGGTCCGTCGGCGGGCCGCCGAACGACAGGCCGCCGCCTGGCTGGACCGGCTCGAAGTCGGCGACGTCGCCGGCAAACGACCCGGCGAGATGTCCGGCGGGCAGGGGCAGCGGGTCGCGATCGCCCGCGCTCTGGTCGCCGAGCCCTCGGTGATCTTCGCCGACGAGCCGACCGGCGCACTCGACTCACTCAACGGTGAGCGGGTGATGCAGCTGCTGACCAGCGCCGCCCGGGACACCGGGGCAGCCGTGGTGCTGGTCACCCACGAGGCCCGGGTGGCCGCGTACGCCGACCGGGAGGTCGTGGTCCGCGACGGCCACACCCGCGACCTGACGGTGGCGGCCCGATGA
- a CDS encoding FtsX-like permease family protein, translating into MTGRGAGAAGRVAQAVHDLGYGARLAFVGGRDGWLRTLFTAVGVGIGVAMLLLAASVPGALAAREDRGAARAGEYAGDRTGDALLIAYSDTIFRNQGVWGRTIAPEGPQAPVPPGVAALPGPGEAVVSPALAELLASPDGALLAPRIGERIVGQIGPDGLTGPAELAFYRGSDSLDPERTTRVVAFGGGGRPDEPLGSTLSLLVVVIFVVLLLPIVVFLGAAVRFGGAARDRRLAALRLAGADHRMIGRFAAGETLTGALLGLIVGAGLFLIGRQVTPLVQVAGLSAFAADVRPPAVLVALAVVAAPLAAVAVGLIALRGVVAEPLGVVRRATPPRSRPWWRLAVPLAGLALLYPLLRGGISSFDVLSRYQVAAGAVLMLIGVVTLLPWLIETTVRRMRGGPVAWQLAVRRLQVDGAGNARLVSGVAVAVAGTIALQGLFTGIEDDFTRDTGADTTRASHFANFGSPAGDTAVDALLTQITEVPGVESAGGVLTTGVTVGSDDVKVWDRLFIANCPALADLIIATGCADGDVFLVVPPEDAVRTGTAPPTPVAATARPGDRVQVGEDEYGWTLPPTTRAAEPSVDPWGRRQHGIFATTGAIDTAALGPMAIEAYLTIDPTVPDAVERVRNLAAMAGVNGSVGALTTNEQARQYVNIRRGLTVGIVVTLLLIGASLLVNTLEQLRERRRLLAMLAAFGTPRRVLGWAVLWQQLVPVLIGTVLAVAAGLGLGAALLGMVGRSLTFAWWSVAGASALGAGAAIGVTVASLPVLWRLMRADGLRTE; encoded by the coding sequence ATGACCGGGCGCGGAGCCGGCGCGGCCGGCCGGGTCGCCCAGGCGGTCCACGATCTCGGCTACGGGGCCCGCCTCGCCTTCGTCGGCGGCCGCGACGGCTGGTTGCGGACGCTGTTCACCGCGGTCGGTGTCGGCATCGGAGTCGCGATGCTGCTGCTCGCCGCATCGGTGCCGGGCGCCCTCGCGGCCCGCGAGGATCGCGGCGCGGCCCGAGCCGGGGAGTACGCCGGCGACAGGACGGGCGACGCCCTGCTGATCGCCTACTCCGACACGATCTTCCGGAACCAGGGGGTCTGGGGCCGCACCATTGCGCCCGAAGGGCCGCAGGCACCGGTGCCGCCCGGGGTGGCGGCGCTGCCCGGCCCCGGCGAAGCGGTCGTGTCACCGGCGCTGGCCGAGCTGCTGGCCAGCCCGGACGGCGCGCTGCTGGCACCCAGGATCGGTGAGCGGATCGTCGGCCAGATCGGCCCGGACGGTCTGACCGGCCCCGCCGAGCTGGCCTTCTACCGGGGCAGCGACAGCCTGGACCCCGAGCGGACCACCCGGGTCGTGGCGTTCGGCGGCGGCGGACGCCCGGATGAACCGCTCGGTTCCACCCTCAGCCTGCTCGTCGTGGTCATCTTCGTGGTGCTGCTGCTGCCGATCGTCGTCTTCCTCGGCGCGGCGGTCCGGTTCGGCGGCGCCGCCCGGGACCGCCGGTTGGCTGCGCTGCGACTGGCCGGCGCCGATCACCGGATGATCGGCCGGTTCGCCGCCGGCGAGACACTCACCGGCGCGCTGCTCGGGCTGATCGTCGGTGCCGGGCTGTTCCTGATCGGCCGACAGGTCACCCCGCTGGTGCAGGTGGCGGGTCTCAGCGCCTTCGCCGCCGACGTGCGCCCGCCCGCCGTACTGGTCGCGTTGGCCGTCGTCGCCGCGCCGCTGGCCGCCGTCGCGGTCGGCCTGATCGCGCTGCGCGGCGTCGTCGCCGAACCCCTCGGGGTGGTACGCCGGGCCACGCCCCCGCGCAGTCGGCCCTGGTGGCGGCTGGCGGTGCCGCTGGCCGGGCTGGCGCTGCTCTATCCGCTGCTGCGCGGCGGGATCTCCAGTTTCGACGTGCTGTCCCGCTACCAGGTCGCCGCCGGGGCGGTGCTGATGCTGATCGGGGTGGTGACGCTGCTGCCGTGGCTGATCGAGACGACCGTACGTCGGATGCGTGGTGGGCCGGTCGCCTGGCAGTTGGCGGTCCGCCGGCTCCAGGTCGACGGTGCCGGCAACGCCCGGTTGGTCTCCGGGGTCGCGGTCGCGGTGGCCGGCACGATAGCGCTGCAGGGCCTGTTCACCGGCATCGAGGACGACTTCACCCGGGACACCGGCGCGGACACCACCCGGGCCAGCCACTTCGCCAATTTCGGCTCGCCCGCTGGCGACACGGCAGTTGACGCGCTGCTGACCCAAATCACCGAGGTGCCCGGGGTCGAATCGGCCGGTGGAGTCCTCACCACCGGTGTCACCGTCGGGTCGGACGATGTCAAGGTGTGGGATCGGCTGTTCATCGCCAACTGCCCGGCACTCGCCGACCTGATCATCGCGACCGGCTGCGCGGACGGTGACGTGTTCCTCGTCGTGCCGCCGGAGGACGCCGTCCGTACCGGGACCGCACCACCGACGCCGGTGGCGGCGACAGCCCGGCCCGGCGACCGGGTGCAGGTCGGTGAGGATGAGTACGGGTGGACGCTCCCGCCGACCACCCGCGCCGCCGAGCCTAGCGTCGACCCATGGGGGCGCCGGCAACACGGCATCTTCGCCACTACGGGCGCGATCGACACCGCCGCGCTCGGACCGATGGCGATCGAGGCGTACCTGACCATCGACCCGACCGTGCCGGACGCGGTCGAACGGGTCCGCAACCTGGCGGCCATGGCAGGGGTGAACGGCTCAGTCGGTGCACTGACGACGAACGAGCAGGCCCGGCAGTACGTCAACATCCGGCGCGGGCTGACCGTCGGCATCGTCGTCACCCTGCTGCTGATCGGCGCCAGCCTGCTGGTCAACACGCTGGAGCAGCTGCGGGAGCGACGCCGGTTGCTGGCGATGCTGGCCGCCTTCGGCACCCCCCGGCGGGTGCTCGGCTGGGCGGTGCTCTGGCAGCAACTGGTGCCGGTGCTGATCGGCACGGTCCTGGCGGTCGCCGCCGGGCTCGGCCTCGGTGCGGCACTGCTCGGCATGGTCGGGCGCAGCCTGACGTTCGCCTGGTGGAGCGTGGCCGGCGCGAGTGCCCTCGGTGCCGGGGCGGCGATCGGAGTCACCGTCGCCAGCCTGCCGGTGCTGTGGCGGCTGATGCGCGCCGACGGGCTGCGTACCGAATAA
- a CDS encoding erythromycin esterase family protein, translating to MVRHAADIAALAQPLTGADDLDPLIDRVGDARVVMLGEASHGTHEFYGWRAEITRRLISEHGFSFVAVEGDWPDCDRVDRSVRGRADAPSDPREALTTFERWPTWMWANDEVADFCRWLRRHNDQVGGSARVGFHGLDVYSLWESLREILVHLREHRPDQVPAALAAYRCFEPYGEDPQDYASALRLVPAGCEAEVIELLVRLRHEAAADGGGSFNAWQNAEVVAGAERYYRALVSGGRLSWNVRDRHMDDTLDRLLQHYGPTAKAVVWAHNTHIGDARATDMTDQGEVNIGQLARERYGRDQVVLVGFGTNQGTVVAGESWGAPMRLMPVPPARPGSLEAELSAAAPAEALLVFPTDGDGPHLLTDELDHRAIGVVYRPQRERRGNYVPTVLGERYDAFCWFDRSRGVRPLRTPQVDVREPETFPSGV from the coding sequence GTGGTCCGACATGCCGCTGACATCGCCGCGCTGGCACAACCGCTGACCGGTGCCGACGACCTCGACCCGCTCATCGACCGGGTCGGCGACGCGCGGGTGGTGATGCTCGGCGAGGCCAGCCACGGCACCCACGAGTTCTACGGCTGGCGGGCCGAGATCACCCGTCGGCTGATCAGCGAACACGGCTTCTCGTTCGTCGCCGTCGAAGGGGACTGGCCCGACTGCGACCGGGTCGACCGCAGCGTCCGTGGCCGCGCCGACGCGCCGTCGGACCCGCGCGAGGCGCTGACCACCTTCGAACGCTGGCCGACCTGGATGTGGGCCAACGACGAGGTCGCCGACTTCTGCCGCTGGCTGCGCCGCCACAACGACCAGGTCGGCGGGTCCGCCCGGGTCGGCTTCCACGGCCTGGACGTCTACTCACTGTGGGAGTCACTCCGGGAGATCCTCGTCCACCTGCGGGAACACCGACCCGACCAGGTGCCGGCGGCGCTCGCCGCGTACCGCTGCTTCGAACCGTACGGCGAGGACCCGCAGGACTACGCCTCGGCGCTGCGTCTGGTGCCGGCCGGCTGCGAGGCCGAGGTGATCGAGCTACTGGTCCGGCTGCGCCACGAGGCCGCCGCCGACGGGGGCGGCAGCTTCAACGCCTGGCAGAACGCCGAGGTGGTGGCCGGCGCGGAACGCTACTACCGGGCCCTGGTCTCCGGCGGTCGGCTCTCCTGGAACGTCCGCGACCGGCACATGGACGACACCCTGGACCGGCTGCTGCAGCACTACGGGCCGACCGCCAAGGCCGTCGTCTGGGCGCACAACACCCACATCGGGGACGCCCGGGCCACCGACATGACCGACCAGGGCGAGGTCAACATCGGACAGCTGGCCCGGGAGCGGTACGGGCGGGACCAGGTGGTGCTGGTCGGCTTCGGCACCAACCAGGGCACCGTGGTCGCCGGGGAGTCGTGGGGTGCGCCGATGCGGCTGATGCCCGTACCGCCGGCTCGGCCGGGGTCGCTGGAAGCGGAACTCTCCGCCGCCGCCCCGGCCGAGGCGTTGCTGGTCTTCCCGACCGACGGCGACGGACCGCACCTGCTCACCGACGAGTTGGACCACCGGGCGATCGGCGTCGTCTACCGGCCGCAGCGGGAACGGCGCGGCAACTACGTGCCGACTGTGCTCGGCGAGCGCTACGACGCCTTCTGCTGGTTCGACCGCAGCCGCGGGGTACGCCCGCTGCGTACCCCGCAGGTCGACGTGCGGGAGCCGGAGACCTTCCCGTCCGGGGTCTGA
- a CDS encoding FGGY-family carbohydrate kinase gives MGADPTGPYLLGVDIGTSSTKGVLTTPDGTVLRTATRPHGVSRPRPGWVEHDPDRVWWDEFVSVTRELLTGAPAGGVPANAVPAGAVAGVAVSGIGPCLLPTSDAGDPLRPAILYGVDTRASAEITELNQAYGAEALIARGGSPLTSQAIGPKLLWLRRHEPQVWQRTRRFMMASSLLVHRLTGEYVLDHHSASQCDPLYDLTSGSWATDLADEIAPGLRLPRLHWPTEVVGRITDAAAAQTGLAAGTPVTAGTVDAWAEAASVGATRPGDLMLMYGTTMFLVQTVDRPTRHPGLWATTGVLPGSHCLAAGMATSGAVIEWFRELTGGPDYAELTAQAAAVPAGSDGLLVLPYFAGERTPIFDDQARGVIAGLTIDHGRGHLYRALLEATAYGVRHNLTTMAEVADPARRVIAVGGGARSLWTQIVSDVTSCAQLIPEQTIGACYGDAYLAAVGVGLATTADDWTRRAGMVRPNPGATTRYDQYYQAYRELYPATRPITHRLAALATESATAR, from the coding sequence ATGGGCGCTGATCCCACCGGCCCGTACCTGCTCGGGGTGGACATCGGCACGTCGTCCACCAAAGGCGTGCTGACCACCCCGGACGGGACGGTGCTGCGGACCGCGACCCGACCACACGGGGTGTCCCGGCCCAGACCAGGCTGGGTGGAGCACGATCCGGACCGCGTCTGGTGGGACGAGTTCGTCTCGGTCACCCGGGAGCTCCTCACCGGCGCACCCGCCGGTGGGGTGCCCGCCAACGCGGTGCCTGCCGGAGCGGTCGCTGGGGTGGCGGTCAGCGGCATCGGCCCCTGCCTGCTGCCCACCTCCGACGCCGGCGACCCGTTGCGACCAGCCATCCTGTACGGCGTAGACACCCGGGCCAGCGCCGAGATCACCGAACTCAACCAGGCGTACGGCGCCGAAGCCCTGATCGCACGCGGCGGCAGCCCACTGACCAGCCAGGCGATCGGTCCGAAGCTGCTGTGGCTACGCCGGCACGAGCCGCAGGTCTGGCAACGGACCCGGCGGTTCATGATGGCCAGCTCGCTACTCGTACACCGACTCACCGGTGAGTACGTGCTCGACCACCACTCGGCCAGCCAATGCGACCCGCTCTACGATCTGACCAGCGGCAGTTGGGCCACCGACCTAGCCGACGAGATCGCCCCCGGATTGCGACTGCCCCGGCTGCACTGGCCAACCGAGGTAGTCGGCCGGATCACCGACGCTGCGGCGGCGCAGACCGGGCTGGCGGCTGGAACTCCGGTGACTGCCGGCACCGTGGACGCCTGGGCCGAGGCGGCCAGCGTCGGTGCCACCCGACCTGGTGATCTGATGCTGATGTACGGCACCACGATGTTCCTGGTCCAGACCGTCGACCGGCCCACCCGCCATCCTGGTCTGTGGGCCACCACCGGCGTCTTGCCGGGCAGCCACTGCCTGGCCGCCGGCATGGCCACGTCCGGCGCGGTGATCGAGTGGTTCCGGGAGCTGACCGGCGGACCGGACTACGCGGAGCTGACCGCCCAGGCGGCAGCGGTGCCGGCCGGCTCGGACGGACTCCTCGTTCTGCCGTACTTCGCGGGCGAACGGACTCCGATCTTCGACGACCAGGCGCGCGGAGTGATCGCCGGGTTGACCATCGACCATGGGCGCGGCCACCTCTATCGGGCGCTGCTGGAAGCTACCGCGTACGGAGTCCGGCACAACCTGACGACGATGGCCGAGGTGGCCGACCCTGCCCGCCGGGTGATCGCCGTCGGCGGTGGCGCCCGGAGCCTGTGGACCCAGATCGTCTCCGACGTCACCAGTTGCGCCCAGCTGATTCCGGAACAGACCATCGGAGCGTGCTACGGCGACGCGTACCTGGCCGCGGTCGGAGTCGGGTTGGCGACCACGGCGGACGACTGGACCCGCCGGGCCGGCATGGTCCGCCCCAACCCCGGCGCCACGACCCGCTACGACCAGTACTACCAGGCGTACCGGGAGCTCTATCCGGCCACCCGGCCGATCACCCACCGGCTCGCCGCGCTCGCCACGGAGTCCGCCACCGCGCGGTAA
- a CDS encoding PPC domain-containing DNA-binding protein: protein MTSTVATGISKVIDTPEMASRAGRNGRVIAISLAPGTQLTDSIEHACREHGVETAVILSVIGTISEVYLRNPRDITTLPIRQEHEFADEIDTVVLQRSMEILSVQGNVCRVDGELWAHCHALFSEAGGNVRGGHVFRATIWSQGEVFLQELTDIRVDRKHDKEVTGLPQIQLHGCDARPTDGR, encoded by the coding sequence ATGACAAGCACCGTCGCCACCGGCATCAGCAAGGTGATCGACACCCCGGAGATGGCCAGCCGGGCCGGTCGTAACGGCCGGGTGATCGCCATCAGCCTCGCGCCGGGCACCCAGCTCACCGACTCGATCGAGCATGCCTGCCGGGAGCACGGTGTGGAGACCGCCGTGATCCTGTCGGTCATCGGCACGATCAGCGAGGTCTACCTGCGCAACCCCCGGGACATCACCACCCTGCCGATCCGCCAGGAACACGAGTTCGCCGACGAGATCGACACCGTGGTGCTGCAACGCTCGATGGAAATCCTCTCCGTTCAGGGCAACGTCTGCCGGGTCGACGGCGAACTCTGGGCCCACTGCCACGCGCTGTTCTCCGAGGCCGGCGGCAACGTCCGTGGCGGGCACGTCTTCCGCGCCACGATCTGGAGCCAGGGTGAGGTCTTCCTGCAGGAGCTCACCGACATCCGGGTCGACCGCAAGCATGACAAAGAGGTCACCGGCCTGCCACAGATCCAGCTGCACGGCTGCGACGCCCGGCCCACCGATGGGCGCTGA
- a CDS encoding carbohydrate ABC transporter permease, which yields MSASTVPRGAGRTLRRIAFWLTLIVALAPAAFVFFWMVTSSFKQQVDIYTIPPQWLNFSPTLDNYRSALEQTPFTRYMMNSLLVATASSLFGLMIGLPAAYSIARYRQSKLSLSLLTARLLPGVAYLVPFFVAFTALRMVGSYPALILSHVIITFPLTVFIMVNFFAGLPAEIYDAAEVDGCGRLETFWRIALPLTRPGMLTAGILAFIFSWNDFKMALILSDGDTRTLPVAVFNFVHEASLDWGPMMAYATIIMIPVLILTLFAQRHIVTGMTMGSVK from the coding sequence ATGAGCGCATCCACCGTACCGCGCGGCGCTGGGCGGACCCTGCGTCGCATCGCATTCTGGCTGACGTTGATCGTTGCGTTGGCGCCGGCGGCGTTCGTGTTCTTCTGGATGGTTACTTCGTCGTTCAAGCAGCAGGTGGACATCTATACGATTCCGCCGCAGTGGCTGAACTTCTCGCCGACACTGGACAACTACCGCAGCGCGTTGGAGCAGACTCCGTTTACCCGGTACATGATGAACAGCCTGCTGGTCGCTACCGCGTCGAGCCTGTTTGGCCTGATGATCGGTCTGCCGGCGGCGTACAGCATCGCCCGCTACCGGCAGAGCAAGTTGTCGCTGTCGCTGCTCACCGCGCGGCTGCTGCCCGGGGTGGCGTACCTGGTGCCGTTCTTTGTCGCGTTCACCGCGTTGCGGATGGTCGGCAGCTACCCGGCGCTCATTCTCTCCCACGTGATCATCACGTTCCCGCTGACCGTGTTCATCATGGTCAACTTCTTTGCCGGTCTGCCCGCCGAGATCTATGACGCCGCCGAGGTCGACGGCTGTGGCCGGCTGGAGACGTTCTGGCGGATCGCCCTGCCATTGACTCGACCCGGAATGCTCACGGCCGGCATCCTGGCTTTCATCTTCTCCTGGAACGACTTCAAGATGGCGCTGATTCTGTCTGACGGGGACACCCGGACGCTGCCGGTCGCCGTGTTCAACTTCGTGCACGAGGCGTCGCTGGACTGGGGGCCGATGATGGCCTACGCCACGATCATCATGATCCCGGTCCTGATCCTGACCCTCTTCGCGCAGCGCCACATCGTCACCGGAATGACCATGGGCAGCGTCAAATAG
- a CDS encoding carbohydrate ABC transporter permease: MSQLTESPPAPPARPAGSGSMPPRRRPLLDWLDRYDRYILPAPAVIVVVAMLAFPIVYTIYLSFHQWSGGLRPPQWIGLDNFTRALTTGQFWGSLWRTAYFVILSVGLQVVIGVGAALLFHRRFPGRGIARTFFMFPMIATPAAVALVWKMMYDPTIGVFNYLVQSIGGPTLLWTSDANLVIPALAIVDTWMWTPLVMLIVLAGLAALPQEPFEAAKVDGAGPIRTFVSVTLPLLRPVLLVAVLFRLIDAIKTFDIIKVITDGGPGQASETLNLYAFKQGLSYLHFGYGSALLVFLTLLVFGVAIVFTHVRARTEEK, from the coding sequence ATGTCCCAGCTCACCGAATCACCACCGGCTCCGCCCGCCCGGCCCGCCGGGTCCGGCTCGATGCCGCCCCGGCGGCGCCCACTGCTCGACTGGCTGGACCGGTACGACCGGTACATCCTGCCGGCGCCAGCGGTCATCGTCGTGGTGGCGATGCTCGCCTTCCCGATCGTCTACACGATCTACCTGAGCTTTCATCAGTGGTCCGGTGGTCTGCGTCCACCGCAGTGGATCGGTCTCGACAACTTCACCCGGGCGCTCACCACCGGGCAGTTCTGGGGCAGTCTGTGGCGTACGGCGTACTTCGTGATTCTCTCCGTCGGGCTGCAGGTCGTGATCGGGGTCGGAGCGGCGCTGCTGTTCCATCGCCGGTTCCCGGGGCGGGGGATCGCCCGCACGTTCTTCATGTTCCCGATGATCGCCACCCCGGCCGCGGTCGCGCTGGTCTGGAAGATGATGTACGACCCGACGATCGGGGTATTCAACTACCTGGTGCAGAGCATCGGTGGACCGACCCTGCTGTGGACCTCCGACGCCAATCTGGTGATCCCGGCGCTGGCGATCGTGGACACCTGGATGTGGACCCCGCTGGTGATGCTGATCGTGCTGGCGGGACTGGCTGCCCTGCCGCAGGAGCCGTTCGAGGCGGCCAAGGTCGACGGTGCCGGGCCGATCCGGACCTTCGTCAGCGTCACGTTGCCGCTGTTGCGGCCGGTGCTCCTGGTCGCGGTCCTGTTCCGGCTGATCGACGCGATCAAGACCTTCGACATCATCAAGGTGATCACCGATGGTGGACCGGGTCAGGCATCGGAAACCCTCAATTTGTACGCGTTCAAGCAGGGCTTGTCATACCTGCACTTCGGCTACGGCTCGGCGCTGCTGGTCTTTCTGACCTTGCTGGTCTTCGGCGTGGCGATCGTCTTTACCCATGTCCGCGCCCGTACCGAGGAAAAGTGA
- a CDS encoding ABC transporter substrate-binding protein, translating into MLPTIRPAVRALAIGLTAVLAASACGSTAGGEGPEFEGDTFDWKRYDGTSLNVYIADTGQVQALRDNLDEFTDLTGITVNIESADVTSYRQNLPVRLTSRASDFDVMATFPEVDGLQFASNGWYTDLGPYIDNPGVTDPEYDFEDFRTGVREAMKVDDQTITVLWEMQTDLVYYRKDLLEQAGLAVPTTFEEWAAAAEAVHDPDNRLYGFALRGIPYQTTTPFSSFLYAHCGQWVDDGGQAVINSPEAVEAYEVYGQLGNNYGPPGIAGFDWPVPSQQFAQGNVFAFLDVNLFVSELEDPSRSRVAGNVGYTTVPRADCDPAPFIGGWGYAINPFSEQRDASWYFIQWATSKQMNLDLKLTGWPSPRASAWESPEFAAGDPTPEFSQVVLDSTENARAQMNPPVTPGVEAREIAGLVANRALEGQTGDQLQQVADQQNEQLQGLLDAMQ; encoded by the coding sequence ATGTTGCCCACTATTCGCCCGGCAGTCCGGGCGCTCGCGATAGGCCTGACTGCCGTCCTCGCCGCCTCCGCCTGTGGTTCGACCGCCGGCGGCGAAGGACCCGAGTTCGAGGGTGACACCTTCGACTGGAAGCGGTACGACGGTACCTCCCTCAATGTCTACATTGCCGACACCGGCCAGGTGCAGGCGCTGCGAGACAACCTCGACGAGTTCACCGACTTGACCGGCATCACCGTCAACATCGAGTCCGCCGACGTGACCAGCTACCGGCAGAACCTGCCGGTCCGGCTCACCTCCCGAGCCAGTGACTTCGACGTAATGGCCACCTTTCCGGAGGTCGACGGGCTCCAGTTCGCCAGCAACGGCTGGTACACCGACCTCGGTCCGTACATCGACAATCCCGGAGTCACCGACCCGGAGTACGACTTCGAGGACTTCCGGACCGGTGTGCGGGAGGCGATGAAGGTCGACGACCAGACCATCACGGTGCTCTGGGAGATGCAGACCGATCTGGTCTACTACCGCAAGGACCTGCTGGAACAGGCTGGCTTGGCCGTGCCGACGACGTTCGAGGAGTGGGCCGCCGCTGCTGAGGCCGTACACGACCCGGACAACCGGCTCTACGGCTTCGCGCTGCGTGGCATCCCGTACCAGACGACCACGCCCTTCTCGTCCTTCCTTTACGCGCACTGCGGCCAGTGGGTCGACGACGGCGGCCAGGCCGTGATCAACTCCCCGGAGGCGGTCGAGGCGTACGAGGTGTACGGGCAGCTGGGCAACAACTACGGTCCACCCGGCATCGCCGGATTCGACTGGCCGGTGCCGTCCCAACAGTTCGCCCAGGGCAACGTCTTCGCCTTCCTGGACGTCAACCTGTTCGTCAGCGAGCTGGAGGACCCGAGCCGTTCGCGGGTCGCCGGCAACGTCGGCTACACCACGGTGCCGCGCGCCGACTGTGACCCTGCGCCGTTCATCGGCGGCTGGGGATACGCGATCAACCCGTTCTCCGAGCAGCGCGACGCCTCCTGGTACTTCATCCAGTGGGCCACCAGCAAGCAGATGAACCTGGACCTGAAGCTGACCGGCTGGCCCAGCCCGCGAGCGTCGGCGTGGGAGTCACCGGAGTTCGCCGCCGGCGACCCGACTCCGGAGTTCAGCCAGGTCGTGTTGGACAGCACCGAGAACGCCCGGGCGCAGATGAACCCACCGGTGACCCCGGGGGTCGAGGCACGGGAGATCGCCGGTCTGGTAGCCAACCGGGCCCTGGAAGGGCAGACCGGTGACCAGCTACAACAGGTCGCCGACCAGCAGAACGAGCAGCTCCAGGGACTCCTGGACGCGATGCAATAG